A single region of the Pyricularia oryzae 70-15 chromosome 4, whole genome shotgun sequence genome encodes:
- a CDS encoding 2-amino-3-carboxymuconate-6-semialdehyde decarboxylase has protein sequence MASSNRIVDIHTHMYPPSYVDILKSRQTIPLVRTFDPAQDPRLILLAAEVESLNNAASSDAPDKRANPPGRPLTKHYASLGQKIHFMNTHKIDISVISLANPWLDFLDPSEAGSIGESINNEFDSMCNQHPGRLFFFATLPLTAPLDTILACISHVKSLKYCRGVILGTSGLGKGLDDPELLPIFEALGAARLMVFLHPHYGLPNDVWGPRASAEYGHVLPLALGFPMETTIAVARMYLAGVFDRVPSLNMLLAHSGGTLPFLAGRIESCILHDGHLMREGKAGGPGSGRRTIWDVLKDQVYLDAVIYSEVGLKAAIDASGVDRLMFGTDHPFFPPLTSDEDGAWESVGLNAEAVDKALGSGSTAAAGVMGENAIRVLRLYES, from the coding sequence ATGGCGTCCTCAAACCGCATTGTTGACATACACACACATATGTACCCTCCCTCATATGTCGACATCTTAAAGTCCAGACAGACCATTCCTCTAGTCCGCACGTTCGACCCTGCTCAAGACCCAAGGCTCATATTACTTGCGGCAGAAGTGGAATCTTTGAACAATGCCGCCTCGAGTGATGCTCCCGACAAGCGTGCAAATCCACCTGGCCGGCCCTTGACAAAACACTATGCGTCGCTCGGACAAAAGATTCACTTTATGAACACTCACAAGATAGACATATCAGTCATATCCCTGGCAAACCCATGGCTTGACTTTCTTGACCCGTCTGAGGCTGGCTCAATCGGAGAGTCCATCAACAATGAGTTCGACTCAATGTGCAACCAGCACCCGGGCcgcctcttcttctttgcgACGTTGCCCTTAACGGCACCCCTGGACACCATACTCGCATGCATATCTCACGTCAAGTCGTTGAAGTACTGCCGTGGAGTGATCCTGGGCACTTCGGGGCtaggaaaaggcctcgatgaTCCCGAGCTGCTGCCTATATTTGAGGCCTTGGGCGCAGCCCGGCTCATGGTGTTTCTTCACCCTCACTACGGCCTTCCAAACGACGTCTGGGGCCCTCGGGCAAGCGCCGAATACGGCCATGTACTCCCTCTCGCATTGGGTTTCCCGATGGAGACGACCATCGCCGTTGCGCGCATGTACCTGGCGGGTGTGTTTGATCGCGTCCCCAGTTTGAATATGCTTCTGGCCCACAGCGGTGGCACACTCCCCTTCCTGGCCGGCAGGATCGAGAGCTGCATACTTCACGACGGTCACCTGATGCGGGAGGGCAAGGCAGGTGGGCCAGGATCGGGCCGCCGGACTATTTGGGATGTGCTCAAGGATCAGGTTTACCTGGACGCTGTCATATACTCCGAGGTCGGGCTCAAGGCGGCCATAGACGCGAGTGGCGTGGACAGACTGATGTTTGGAACCGACCACCCCTTCTTCCCACCGCTGACCAGTGATGAAGATGGTGCATGGGAGAGCGTAGGGCTCAATGCTGAAGCCGTGGACAAGGCGCTGGGTAGTGGGTCAACGGCAGCTGCTGGAGTCATGGGCGAAAACGCCATCAGGGTTCTGCGTCTTTACGAAAGTTAG
- a CDS encoding thymine dioxygenase: protein MEKAAVSAEGLLIPLIDFSKFLNGNDAQRQETAKAILHGFQTAGFIYLKNLPLEPEVLSHVFATSAKFFTVPLETKMDLAWTTPASNRGYSAPGREKVTQLADIDEVKKLKDGNPDMKESFEIGREGVPEYPNQWPKDDTDATSEFKPTMLDFFDRCKAIHVEVMRAIAVGMGLEDPGYFDRFVDVGDNTLRLLHYPAVDRNVFQINPGQVRAGEHSDYGSITLLFQDARGGLQVKGPNGAFVDATPIPGTCVVNAGDLLARWSNDTIKSTIHRVVEPPSGEGDVYPPRYSIAYFCNPNSDAYIETIPGTYQTEADKKYEGINSGKYLEQRLAATY, encoded by the exons ATGGAAAAGGCAGCAGTGTCGGCCGAGGGCCTTCTCATCCCA ctcaTCGACTTTTCAAAGTTTCTTAACGGCAATGATGCACAAAGACAAGAAACCGCGAAGGCCATTCTCCACGGCTTCCAAACGGCTGGTTTCATTTATCTGAAGAACCTGCCCCTAGAGCCTGAGGTCCTGTCGCATGTCTTCGCCACGTCGGCCAAGTTTTTCACCGTGCCGCTCGAGACAAAGATGGATCTCGCTTGGACGACTCCGGCTAGCAACCGAGGATACTCGGCCCCCGGCCGTGAGAAGGTGACCCAGTTGGCCGACATTGACGAAGTCAAAAAGCTAAAGGACGGGAATCCTGACATGAAAGAGAGCTTTGAGATCGGCCGTGAAGGCGTCCCCGAATACCCGAACCAATGGCCCAAGGATGACACTGATGCGACGTCCGAGTTCAAGCCTACGATGCTCGACTTTTTCGACCGATGCAAGGCCATCCACGTCGAGGTCATGCGGGCTATCGCTGTAGGTATGGGGCTCGAGGACCCGGGCTATTTCGACCGGTTTGTCGACGTGGGTGACAACACCCTTCGACTGTTGCACTATCCAGCAGTCGACCGCAATGTGTTCCAGATCAACCCGGGCCAGGTCCGCGCCGGCGAACACTCTGATTATGGATCCATCACCCTCTTGTTCCAGGATGCTAGGGGTGGCTTGCAGGTCAAGGGGCCAAATGGGGCGTTTGTTGACGCTACCCCGATCCCTGGAACCTGCGTTGTCAACGCCGGCGACCTGCTTGCACGCTGGAGCAATGACACCATCAAGAGCACCATCCACCGCGTAGTTGAGCCGCCTTCAGGCGAAGGCGATGTGTACCCGCCTCGGTATAGCATTGC TTATTTCTGCAACCCCAATAGCGACGCGTATATTGAGACCATCCCTGGAACGTACCAGACGGAAGCGGACAAGAAATATGAGGGTATCAACAGTGGTAAATATCTTGAGCAGAGGCTAGCAGCAACTTACTGA
- a CDS encoding transferase CAF17 → MQASRSATRHLLRHATRPPSGFVCRSCLSRRSSSTSASPRSPPPPPPTAGFTALKSRRLISVSGPDAAKYLQGVVTANIINNNKTGFYTAFLNAQGRVLHDVFIYPDASKDGEGFLIEVDATEAERLTRHIKRYKLRAKLNLRLLDDGEATVWQAWDDSKADFAPAVGMTTPVRDPRSPMLGYRVLTPGDHAQTPQLDLDPTPETSYRIRRYLQGVAEGQTEILREHALPAESNMDVTGAIDFRKGCYVGQELTIRTRHRGVVRKRILPCVLYDHFAAPERLEYKHDGVVTAEGVPPETSIGRATKRGRSTGKWLSGVGNIGLALCRLEIMTDLTLPGEPAAALESGNDEFVLTPKSDEDVGSEGAPFKVKAFVPDWLRQGLAAQTAGH, encoded by the coding sequence ATGCAAGCCTCTAGATCGGCGACTCGCCACTTGTTGCGGCACGCGACGCGTCCACCCTCGGGCTTCGTCTGCCGCAGCTGTCTGTCGCGTCGGTCCTCGAGCACGTCCGCTTCTCCCcgatcaccaccaccaccacctccgaCTGCGGGGTTCACTGCCCTCAAGTCTCGTCGTCTAATATCGGTCTCCGGCCCCGATGCTGCCAAATACCTACAAGGCGTCGTGACCGCCAACATCATAAACAATAACAAGACCGGCTTCTACACGGCTTTCCTTAACGCCCAGGGGCGTGTGCTGCATGATGTCTTTATATACCCGGATGCCAGCAAGGATGGCGAAGGGTTCCTCATCGAGGTTGATGCCACTGAGGCAGAGCGCCTGACCCGCCATATCAAGCGCTACAAGCTCAGAGCAAAGCTGAACCTGCGGCTCCTGGACGACGGGGAAGCCACCGTGTGGCAAGCTTGGGACGATTCAAAGGCCGACTTTGCGCCTGCGGTGGGCATGACGACTCCCGTGCGAGACCCTCGCTCGCCAATGCTGGGCTACCGTGTCCTCACCCCCGGGGACCATGCGCAGACGCCCCAGCTGGACTTGGACCCGACCCCAGAGACGAGCTACCGCATCCGGAGGTACCTCCAAGGAGTGGCCGAAGGACAGACCGAGATCTTGCGCGAGCATGCCCTCCCCGCAGAGAGTAACATGGACGTCACGGGCGCCATCGACTTCCGCAAGGGCTGCTACGTCGGGCAGGAACTCACGATCCGCACCCGGCACCGCGGCGTCGTGCGCAAGCGCATCCTCCCGTGTGTGCTCTATGACCATTTCGCGGCTCCCGAGCGCTTAGAGTACAAGCACGATGGCGTCGTGACTGCCGAGGGCGTGCCGCCCGAGACGAGTATCGGGCGCGCCACAAAGAGAGGCCGTAGTACGGGCAAGTGGCTGTCCGGGGTCGGCAACATCGGACTGGCACTTTGTAGGTTGGAGATTATGACGGATTTGACCCTGCCTGGGGAGCCTGCCGCGGCACTTGAGTCAGGCAACGATGAGTTTGTCTTGACGCCCAAGTCTGACGAGGACGTTGGCAGTGAGGGGGCCCCCTTCAAAGTGAAAGCGTTTGTTCCAGACTGGTTGAGACAGGGCTTGGCTGCTCAGACTGCTGGTCACTGA